A DNA window from Bos javanicus breed banteng chromosome 10, ARS-OSU_banteng_1.0, whole genome shotgun sequence contains the following coding sequences:
- the LOC133255413 gene encoding olfactory receptor 4F3/4F16/4F29-like: MGGGNRSVVSEIVLVGITSSLEMQLVLFLIFFVFYVTSILGNLLIVLTVTSDSHLHSPMYFLLANLSFIDMWVSSITAPKMISDLFKERKVISFQGCIAQMFFVHVIGGTEMVLLIAMAFDRYVAICRPLHYLIIMNFRTCISLLVAAWTIGIIHSFIQILFVVNLPFCGSNKVDSFYCDLPRFIRLACTDTYRLELVVTANSGFISLGTFFILITSYMFILATVWQRSSGDLSKALSTLSAHIVVVVLFFGPCIFVYSWPFPTVPVDKFLAIFDVVITPFLNPAIYSLRNKEMKVAMRRIFSQMLSFRKLF; this comes from the coding sequence ATGGGGGGAGGAAATCGTTCGGTGGTGTCTGAGATTGTGTTGGTGGGAATCACCAGTTCTTTGGAGATGCAACTTGTcctctttctaattttctttgtgtTCTATGTAACAAGCATTTTAGGAAACCTCCTCATTGTTCTCACAGTGACCTCTGACTCCCATTTACACTCCCCTATGTACTTCCTGCTAGCCAACCTCTCCTTTATTGACATGTGGGTTTCCTCCATTACAGCTCCCAAGATGATATCTGATCTTTTCAAAGAGAGAAAAGTAATCTCTTTCCAAGGATGCATTGCTCAGATGTTCTTCGTTCATGTTATTGGAGGAACTGAGATGGTTCTGCTCATTGCCATGGCCTTTGACCGTTATGTCGCTATATGTAGGCCTCTCCATTACCTGATCATCATGAACTTCAGAACTTGTATTTCACTCTTGGTTGCTGCCTGGACCATTGGGatcatccactcattcatccaGATTCTATTTGTTGTAAACCTACCATTCTGTGGCTCCAATAAAGTGGACAGCTTTTACTGTGATCTTCCTCGATTTATTAGGCTTGCCTGCACAGACACTTACAGACTGGAGCTTGTGGTTACTGCCAATAGTGGTTTCATCTCCCTGGGAACATTTTTCATTCTGATTACCTCCTATATGTTCATCTTGGCCACTGTTTGGCAACGTTCCTCAGGTGACTTGTCCAAGGCCCTCTCTACACTATCAGCTCACATTGTGGTGGTGGTCTTATTTTTTGGCCcatgtatttttgtatattcatGGCCATTTCCCACAGTACCAGTGGATAAATTCCTTGCTATTTTTGATGTAGTTATTACTCCATTTCTGAATCCTGCCATCTACAGTTTGAGGAACAAAGAGATGAAGGTGGCAATGAGGAGGATATTCAGTCAGATGTTGAGTTTCAGGAAGCTGTTTTAA